From Staphylothermus hellenicus DSM 12710, a single genomic window includes:
- a CDS encoding ATP-binding cassette domain-containing protein: MTVLEAVDLWKLFGRTIALRNITLRFGRGLYLLLGPNGSGKTTLLKLWAGLLRPTRGKVYVKGLNPWRSRVDIMKFMSVEFEETILPWWRSGREYLRFVAKQKGVKWSNVVELAELFNVTDYWDKIIRGYSSGMKKKIIILATLMGEPEILILDEPYTLLDRNTVEKLNKLLLKMLNTVKTIVIASHVFTGIEERANGVAILINGNLVFHSTTDKLLAEGEKTYICKTTNPITLVEILFSQGVKNIRIEGNTVYFESDKHVKLPENINCSLKIDIRRIYEDILVKLK, from the coding sequence ATGACTGTATTAGAGGCAGTTGATCTATGGAAGCTGTTTGGTAGAACTATTGCTTTACGGAATATTACACTAAGATTTGGTAGAGGCTTATATTTACTTCTGGGACCAAATGGATCCGGTAAGACCACACTTTTAAAACTATGGGCTGGACTCCTAAGACCAACAAGGGGTAAGGTATATGTTAAAGGGCTTAATCCATGGAGAAGTAGAGTAGATATTATGAAGTTTATGAGTGTAGAATTTGAGGAAACAATCCTGCCTTGGTGGAGAAGCGGTAGAGAATATCTTAGATTCGTTGCTAAACAAAAAGGTGTTAAATGGAGCAATGTAGTAGAACTCGCTGAATTATTCAATGTAACAGATTATTGGGATAAAATTATTCGTGGCTACTCATCGGGGATGAAAAAGAAAATAATAATTCTAGCAACATTGATGGGAGAGCCAGAAATACTAATACTTGATGAACCATATACATTACTTGATAGGAATACTGTTGAAAAGCTTAATAAACTACTATTGAAAATGCTAAATACTGTTAAAACAATAGTTATAGCATCACATGTCTTCACGGGGATCGAGGAGAGAGCAAATGGTGTAGCAATACTTATAAATGGTAATCTAGTCTTTCACTCTACTACAGACAAGTTATTAGCAGAGGGAGAGAAAACATATATATGTAAAACAACGAACCCTATTACACTAGTAGAAATATTGTTTTCTCAAGGAGTGAAGAATATTAGGATAGAAGGAAACACCGTTTATTTCGAGTCCGATAAACATGTAAAACTACCAGAAAATATTAATTGTTCACTAAAAATAGATATAAGAAGAATATATGAGGATATTCTTGTGAAACTGAAATAA
- a CDS encoding winged helix-turn-helix domain-containing protein, whose product MKKTLTAKVLEIVWQNPGSTIKDVAIMLNISLPTARAILYKLKNNGYIEKTGKGYILTSKGEWFINNVLLKEKTGGKESIEQKPEEKPVKTERVIVKNKREAEEDKKEIQAVIEQKQLVGLEEKVMAKIKLLESRINELEKTIQRITADLESIKNMLKTGKEHAKIMEKTEKPSSKPALALGTKKPARNTENKLPAPIMYVYEAKNTLGPLLDSLIRSGKAEIIGSLIVDSEFYKEFKKRFPITISEAERLPPMEKKLLEEMNREAIVIIHAGKYYKLVK is encoded by the coding sequence ATGAAGAAGACATTAACAGCAAAAGTATTAGAGATCGTTTGGCAAAACCCAGGTTCTACTATAAAAGATGTAGCCATAATGTTAAATATTAGTTTGCCCACAGCTAGAGCAATACTATACAAGCTAAAAAATAATGGGTACATAGAGAAAACAGGAAAAGGCTATATACTAACAAGCAAGGGCGAATGGTTTATAAATAATGTTCTTCTCAAAGAGAAAACTGGTGGCAAAGAATCCATAGAGCAAAAACCTGAAGAAAAGCCCGTGAAAACAGAACGGGTAATTGTGAAGAATAAACGCGAAGCAGAGGAGGATAAAAAAGAAATACAAGCAGTTATAGAGCAGAAACAATTAGTTGGTCTCGAAGAAAAAGTAATGGCCAAAATAAAGCTTCTGGAATCCAGAATTAACGAATTAGAAAAAACAATACAGAGAATAACGGCCGATCTTGAATCTATTAAGAACATGTTAAAAACAGGAAAAGAACATGCAAAGATAATGGAAAAAACAGAAAAACCCTCTAGTAAACCAGCATTAGCTCTAGGAACGAAAAAACCTGCTAGAAACACTGAAAATAAGCTTCCAGCACCTATAATGTATGTATATGAAGCGAAAAACACTCTGGGACCCCTACTTGACTCACTGATTAGATCGGGAAAAGCTGAAATAATAGGATCACTTATTGTTGATTCAGAATTCTATAAAGAATTCAAGAAAAGATTCCCAATAACAATCTCAGAAGCGGAAAGACTTCCTCCCATGGAGAAAAAATTATTGGAGGAAATGAACCGGGAAGCCATAGTCATAATTCATGCTGGTAAATACTATAAGTTAGTTAAATAG
- a CDS encoding lipoate--protein ligase family protein translates to MVSSWRLIIDEANVYYNMAMDEALLILREKEIIPNTIRIYVMRPSAVTIGYFQKIKDVLNLDYLDKYRIDYTRRITGGGAVYHDQDGEVTYSITTSIDSVSKNILESYKKICYGIIEALKELGVKAEYKPINDIVVMGRKISGNAQTRRRKALMQHGTLMYATNIDILGKVLRPPKEKLSSHKARTLHDRVTTLEKILGYKPRKEDVIDALIKGFEKALNIKLVRDNYWGEELELASLLIDKYRSREWIFKR, encoded by the coding sequence ATGGTGTCATCTTGGAGATTAATAATTGATGAAGCAAATGTTTACTATAACATGGCTATGGATGAAGCACTACTTATACTGAGAGAAAAAGAAATTATTCCAAACACTATTAGAATCTATGTAATGCGTCCCAGCGCGGTTACTATTGGTTATTTTCAGAAGATAAAAGATGTATTAAACTTAGACTACCTAGACAAGTATAGAATAGATTATACTCGTAGAATAACTGGTGGTGGAGCAGTTTATCATGATCAAGACGGCGAAGTAACATATTCCATAACAACAAGTATAGATAGTGTCTCCAAGAATATTCTTGAATCATACAAGAAGATATGTTATGGAATAATTGAAGCACTAAAAGAGCTCGGAGTTAAAGCTGAGTATAAGCCTATAAATGACATAGTGGTAATGGGGAGAAAGATCTCTGGAAACGCTCAAACCCGCCGTAGAAAAGCTCTTATGCAACATGGAACACTCATGTATGCAACAAACATTGATATACTCGGCAAAGTACTAAGGCCTCCCAAAGAAAAACTATCCTCACATAAAGCTAGAACATTACATGATAGAGTTACTACTCTCGAGAAAATCTTAGGTTATAAGCCTAGAAAAGAAGACGTAATTGATGCATTAATAAAAGGTTTTGAAAAAGCCCTAAACATAAAACTGGTTAGGGATAATTATTGGGGAGAAGAATTAGAGCTAGCTAGTTTACTTATCGATAAATACCGGTCTAGAGAATGGATCTTTAAGAGGTGA
- a CDS encoding ParB N-terminal domain-containing protein, whose translation MQGEDALPKRLRLSSRRDVERRLREIIWILKDKHKTIHYIGEKTLDPTTLYSTQKYLESDKMGLVLREVLFHGYDSPIIVIRGIMSRYYIIDGHHRARVMLWLRRKVKSLILNIPDYKPRVSVPIWEIELLNPPEKISSWLNTWRHIANIIRFIEKKHGGIAYVWKDKLVIKELISTQKIVPAHPRKIVEEPILVYNYSKDYYVIDGHTRACTKLLRGEETILSVVFTLEKKIGLIDTAIKLGKQRFSEEICSRLSPPCHSVYFCVYLCPQ comes from the coding sequence ATGCAAGGAGAAGATGCTCTTCCAAAAAGACTAAGATTATCTAGTAGAAGAGATGTTGAGAGAAGACTAAGAGAAATAATTTGGATCCTAAAAGATAAACATAAAACAATACACTATATTGGCGAGAAGACACTAGATCCAACCACACTATATTCCACACAGAAATACCTTGAATCCGATAAAATGGGCTTAGTTCTCAGAGAAGTACTGTTTCACGGGTATGATTCTCCAATCATAGTTATTAGGGGTATTATGTCGAGATACTATATTATAGATGGTCATCATCGTGCTCGAGTAATGCTTTGGCTGAGAAGAAAAGTGAAGTCTTTAATTCTTAATATTCCAGATTATAAGCCTAGAGTATCTGTTCCAATATGGGAAATAGAATTACTTAATCCACCTGAAAAAATTAGTTCATGGCTAAATACTTGGAGACACATTGCTAATATAATACGTTTTATTGAAAAGAAACATGGCGGAATAGCGTATGTTTGGAAAGATAAGCTTGTCATAAAAGAACTTATTTCCACACAGAAAATAGTCCCCGCTCATCCCAGAAAAATTGTTGAAGAACCAATCCTTGTATATAATTATAGTAAAGATTATTATGTCATAGATGGTCACACAAGGGCTTGCACAAAACTGTTGAGAGGAGAAGAAACCATATTAAGCGTGGTTTTCACTTTAGAGAAGAAGATAGGCTTAATAGATACAGCTATAAAGCTGGGTAAGCAAAGATTCTCGGAAGAGATATGTAGCCGTTTGTCCCCACCGTGTCATTCTGTGTATTTCTGTGTTTATTTATGTCCACAGTAG
- a CDS encoding radical SAM protein — protein MDDLTIRASLWSLVKLGLIDGPQISYPMNIVYLLQYSDKGCLARCKFCAQSIVNSSPKKFLSRITWPTTRLSKIINALKKHRGEVRRICFQTIIKPWFLDEALNIIRELNNNVPEIPISLAITPIPRKFLEEFREYGVDYLGVGLDASSPRIFRIVNKPYSWSIYMKFIDEAIEIYGYRRVMVHLIVGLGEKPLELYKLMEELIMRGANIALFAYTPIDKGVWKPEINILRYREAQIIRYFLLKGYRLNEILDENNRVNNDVLEEIIKHIEKYLGIFITSGCPYCNRPYYNESPRGPFYNFYSRNHVMKYLDSIINELEKLRNR, from the coding sequence ATGGATGACCTAACTATTAGAGCATCCTTATGGTCTCTCGTCAAATTAGGGCTAATTGATGGTCCGCAAATAAGTTATCCGATGAATATAGTATACTTACTCCAATACTCGGATAAAGGATGTTTAGCACGATGCAAATTCTGTGCTCAAAGCATAGTTAATTCCTCTCCGAAAAAATTCTTATCAAGAATTACCTGGCCAACCACTAGGTTGAGCAAAATAATAAATGCTCTTAAAAAACATAGGGGAGAAGTTCGAAGAATATGTTTTCAGACAATAATAAAGCCTTGGTTTCTGGATGAAGCACTGAATATTATTAGAGAATTAAACAATAACGTTCCAGAAATACCGATCAGTTTAGCTATAACACCTATCCCGAGAAAATTTCTCGAAGAATTCAGAGAGTACGGAGTAGATTATCTCGGAGTAGGACTAGATGCTTCATCTCCCAGGATTTTCAGAATTGTTAATAAACCATACTCGTGGAGCATATATATGAAATTCATCGATGAAGCCATAGAAATATATGGATATAGAAGAGTAATGGTTCACTTAATTGTAGGCTTGGGTGAGAAACCATTAGAACTATATAAGTTAATGGAAGAGCTTATTATGAGAGGCGCTAATATAGCATTATTCGCTTATACACCAATAGATAAAGGTGTATGGAAGCCTGAGATAAACATATTACGTTATCGTGAAGCTCAAATTATCAGGTATTTCTTGCTTAAAGGATATAGGCTCAACGAAATACTCGATGAAAACAACAGGGTTAACAATGATGTTCTCGAAGAAATAATTAAGCATATAGAGAAATATCTGGGAATATTCATAACTAGTGGATGCCCATATTGTAATAGACCCTACTATAATGAAAGCCCCCGCGGCCCCTTCTACAATTTCTATTCTAGAAACCATGTAATGAAATACTTGGATAGTATCATTAATGAACTAGAAAAACTGAGAAATAGGTGA
- a CDS encoding lipoate protein ligase C-terminal domain-containing protein, producing MNNPIKKSITYRVPGGKTLKIDVEIKDNTIIDIIISGDFFAYPEEGIELLENDLKGKTINEAIRIIDDYRDKIKLLGISLENIKNILIKIFHGVS from the coding sequence ATGAATAATCCTATTAAAAAATCAATAACTTATAGAGTCCCCGGAGGAAAAACTCTAAAAATTGACGTGGAAATCAAAGACAATACCATTATTGACATCATTATAAGCGGGGACTTCTTCGCTTATCCCGAGGAAGGAATAGAGCTATTAGAAAATGATTTGAAGGGTAAAACAATTAATGAAGCAATAAGGATCATAGATGATTATAGAGATAAAATTAAATTACTTGGAATAAGCCTCGAAAACATAAAGAACATATTAATAAAAATATTTCATGGGGTATCATAA
- the twy1 gene encoding 4-demethylwyosine synthase TYW1 — MQRSIDWGEVRRKREEFWNSSPVYKAIYERMKKQGYHFIGTIGVVKRCHWTREALVNRRFCYKCLWYGIESHRCVQMSPVAAWCWLRCLHCWRIQPEDIGMHWDETRIPVVDDPEIIAEESIRVHRQIVAGFKGNPKVDPRMVEEAMNPKHVAISLTGEPTLYPRLGELIREYHRRGMTTFLVTHGVRPDILAGLEEEPSQLYLSLEAWNKQKFMEFNRPIVPRAWELIMETIDLFPSFKCPTVYRITLVKGFNDSDEALEGFAKLIERGNPTYVEVKAYMFIGYSRGRLTSANMPSHEYVREIAKKLADLTGYMVLSESIPSRIVLLSRIKEPIRHGKGCPDGVKHPEKYAWVITHEYEEMKS, encoded by the coding sequence ATGCAGAGAAGTATTGATTGGGGAGAGGTTAGGAGGAAGAGAGAAGAGTTCTGGAATAGTAGCCCAGTTTATAAAGCGATATATGAGCGTATGAAGAAGCAGGGATACCACTTCATAGGTACTATTGGTGTTGTTAAGCGTTGTCATTGGACTCGTGAAGCATTGGTGAATAGGAGGTTCTGCTATAAATGTTTATGGTACGGTATTGAGAGCCATAGATGTGTACAAATGTCCCCGGTTGCAGCATGGTGTTGGCTTAGATGTCTTCATTGCTGGAGGATACAGCCTGAAGATATAGGTATGCACTGGGATGAAACAAGGATCCCGGTAGTTGATGATCCAGAAATTATTGCTGAGGAAAGCATAAGGGTACATAGACAAATAGTGGCTGGGTTCAAGGGTAATCCCAAAGTTGATCCTAGAATGGTTGAAGAGGCAATGAATCCAAAACATGTAGCAATTAGTTTAACAGGAGAACCAACATTGTATCCAAGGCTAGGAGAACTTATCAGAGAATATCATAGGAGAGGTATGACAACATTCCTAGTAACTCATGGTGTAAGACCAGATATACTAGCTGGACTCGAAGAAGAACCTTCACAGCTATATTTAAGCCTAGAAGCTTGGAATAAGCAGAAATTCATGGAGTTCAATAGACCAATAGTTCCCCGTGCATGGGAGCTTATAATGGAAACAATAGATTTATTCCCCAGCTTTAAATGTCCCACAGTATACCGTATAACTCTCGTTAAAGGATTCAATGATTCAGATGAAGCACTAGAGGGATTCGCAAAACTAATTGAGAGAGGTAATCCAACATATGTGGAAGTTAAAGCATATATGTTCATTGGTTATAGTAGAGGAAGACTAACATCAGCCAATATGCCGTCACACGAATATGTAAGAGAGATTGCTAAAAAACTTGCTGACCTCACTGGATACATGGTTCTAAGCGAGAGCATCCCTAGTAGAATAGTGCTGCTTAGCAGGATCAAAGAACCAATTAGGCATGGTAAAGGCTGTCCCGACGGAGTAAAACATCCAGAAAAATATGCATGGGTAATAACACATGAATACGAAGAAATGAAATCCTAA
- a CDS encoding metal-dependent transcriptional regulator — translation MILRDKVKPWRAEDYLEAIHAMKQQGLRPRVRELARRLGIKPSSVVEYLKKLDELGYIVYKKGGFIKLTDKGKSLAEKVYRRHVLLTEFLVAIGVPRDIAEIDACYMEHGLHDETINKIMEFLKKNLKNKGLSTR, via the coding sequence TTGATTCTACGTGATAAAGTAAAACCTTGGAGAGCTGAGGATTACTTAGAAGCAATACATGCTATGAAACAACAAGGTCTAAGACCAAGAGTTAGAGAATTAGCTAGAAGATTAGGGATCAAACCTAGCAGTGTCGTGGAATATTTGAAGAAGCTCGACGAGTTAGGATACATAGTCTATAAGAAAGGTGGATTTATTAAATTAACAGATAAAGGCAAGTCATTAGCGGAAAAAGTTTATAGGAGACATGTATTGCTAACCGAGTTCCTAGTAGCTATAGGTGTTCCAAGAGATATAGCTGAAATAGATGCATGCTATATGGAGCACGGCCTACACGATGAAACTATTAATAAAATAATGGAATTCTTAAAGAAAAACCTGAAAAATAAAGGTTTAAGCACTAGATAA
- a CDS encoding radical SAM protein — translation MSREILVFIPGKKFPGISITGNKCWLMCSYCMGRFLKGMDHVYTPKQLYDLARYYAEKGAYGLLISGGFTREGYLPIQPYLDTIREIKKDFELIINVHPGIINEELAIKLRNAGVDIVDYELVLDNKVIRDIKHLNKTIEDYIRTYEILVREGPPYIAPHIMIGAKYGNIDWEYIAIDLLKDYNPYLVVFLLIIPARGTLFENVSIPSIDQVVNVLRYARRKLNTEISMGCMRPPQVKNLLDKIIVEHELVDRIVNPHPSLIRKYGFKTIETCCSVPRKILVEKGLL, via the coding sequence ATGAGTAGAGAGATCCTTGTATTTATACCTGGTAAGAAATTTCCTGGTATAAGCATTACCGGTAATAAATGCTGGCTTATGTGCAGTTATTGTATGGGAAGATTCTTGAAAGGCATGGATCATGTATATACGCCTAAACAACTATATGATTTAGCGAGATATTATGCTGAGAAAGGAGCTTATGGATTATTGATCAGCGGCGGATTTACTAGGGAGGGATATCTACCGATCCAGCCGTACCTAGATACTATAAGAGAGATAAAGAAAGATTTCGAGCTCATCATAAATGTTCATCCAGGAATAATCAATGAAGAATTAGCAATAAAGCTGAGAAACGCTGGTGTCGATATAGTAGATTATGAACTAGTACTGGATAACAAGGTTATTAGAGATATTAAGCATCTCAACAAGACTATCGAAGACTATATTAGGACATACGAGATACTGGTCAGAGAAGGCCCACCATATATTGCTCCACATATTATGATAGGAGCAAAATATGGAAATATTGATTGGGAATACATAGCTATTGATTTATTGAAAGATTATAATCCATACCTAGTAGTTTTTCTTCTAATAATACCGGCGCGTGGAACATTATTTGAAAACGTTTCTATACCAAGTATTGACCAGGTTGTTAATGTTTTAAGATATGCTAGGAGAAAATTAAATACAGAAATAAGCATGGGATGTATGCGTCCTCCTCAAGTAAAAAACTTATTAGACAAGATCATTGTTGAGCATGAACTAGTTGATAGAATTGTTAATCCACACCCCTCACTAATTAGAAAATATGGTTTCAAAACTATTGAAACATGCTGTTCTGTGCCGAGGAAAATTCTTGTTGAAAAGGGGCTTCTATGA
- a CDS encoding thioredoxin family protein, giving the protein MSANELFDEETKQALKEIFQQFQRKIVDYLVVEEGSESASDPDPDPDPIDPPDDPSEDENKQTATPIQPHPHVHHHGCPTCGEAKMLAKALMEVSDGKLEFKIIDKNSEEAKQLHVRYVPAFIYGSQKKNIRYYGLPSGQEFAPFIYIHSYIANNEVKLPENVIEEAKKIDAPLHIKIFVTPECPYCPLTVDGFNQLALINDKLLVETIEAVELPLEADMYNVAYVPDVVITDPDKMDEYGVEPIERINGYMPIEETINIVKYAAEKLKETKKQG; this is encoded by the coding sequence ATGAGTGCAAATGAATTATTTGATGAGGAAACTAAGCAAGCTTTAAAAGAAATATTCCAGCAGTTCCAGCGAAAAATTGTTGATTACTTAGTGGTGGAGGAAGGTTCAGAGAGCGCTTCCGACCCTGATCCCGACCCTGATCCTATTGATCCCCCTGATGATCCTAGCGAGGATGAAAACAAACAAACAGCAACCCCTATTCAGCCACACCCTCATGTCCACCATCATGGATGCCCCACTTGTGGAGAAGCAAAGATGCTGGCAAAAGCCCTCATGGAGGTTTCCGATGGTAAACTAGAATTCAAGATCATAGATAAAAATAGTGAGGAAGCAAAACAGCTTCATGTAAGATATGTTCCAGCATTCATATATGGATCACAGAAGAAGAATATTAGATACTATGGATTACCTAGTGGACAAGAATTCGCCCCATTCATATATATTCACTCATACATTGCTAATAATGAGGTGAAACTACCAGAAAACGTTATAGAAGAAGCTAAAAAGATTGATGCACCGCTTCATATCAAGATATTCGTTACGCCAGAATGCCCCTATTGCCCCTTAACAGTCGATGGTTTCAATCAATTAGCTCTTATAAACGACAAGTTATTAGTTGAAACAATAGAAGCAGTTGAATTGCCCCTAGAAGCAGATATGTATAATGTAGCATATGTTCCAGACGTCGTAATAACTGATCCAGATAAAATGGATGAGTACGGAGTAGAACCCATTGAGAGAATAAATGGTTATATGCCCATTGAAGAAACAATAAACATTGTAAAATACGCAGCTGAGAAACTTAAGGAAACGAAGAAGCAGGGCTAG
- a CDS encoding ECF transporter S component has translation MSYKGRIDIVTIVIYIVAVYVATIAIQIYQPVTGGYFNLGEAVIYLAAILHGPIVAALAGGIGASLADLSTGYGIFAPATAVIKFIEGYFAGWLIWKFRDKARNIKAAVGALIGALYTLLLIFFAIYYWSGPTYVGPEQFLSLTITSAYLEIPVYVWIIIVLVIGASLSYVLVKKLVTAWEPLALIFAGLEMVIGYFLYEYFVSNPLTGRQPVAAIVEIPVNIGQAVIGASIAVPLASWLVRAGYGRGKSD, from the coding sequence TTGAGCTATAAGGGTAGAATAGATATTGTTACAATAGTGATCTATATTGTAGCAGTATATGTTGCAACTATTGCTATTCAAATATATCAACCAGTCACAGGAGGATACTTTAATCTAGGAGAAGCTGTTATTTATCTTGCAGCAATACTTCATGGCCCTATAGTTGCTGCTTTAGCTGGAGGAATAGGTGCTTCACTAGCTGATCTCTCTACGGGTTATGGAATATTTGCTCCTGCTACAGCAGTAATAAAGTTTATAGAAGGATATTTTGCTGGCTGGCTTATATGGAAGTTCCGCGATAAAGCAAGAAATATAAAAGCTGCTGTGGGAGCACTTATTGGAGCACTATATACATTACTGCTTATCTTCTTCGCAATATATTACTGGAGCGGACCAACATATGTTGGGCCCGAACAGTTCTTATCCCTAACAATTACTTCAGCATACCTAGAGATACCAGTATATGTATGGATCATTATTGTTCTAGTAATAGGTGCTTCTCTATCATATGTTTTAGTAAAGAAACTAGTAACAGCTTGGGAACCATTAGCTCTCATCTTTGCAGGATTAGAAATGGTTATAGGGTATTTTCTATATGAATACTTCGTAAGTAATCCATTAACCGGTAGACAACCCGTAGCTGCTATAGTAGAGATCCCTGTTAATATAGGACAAGCAGTAATTGGTGCATCTATAGCAGTCCCCCTTGCATCATGGTTGGTGAGAGCTGGATATGGCAGAGGAAAAAGTGATTGA
- a CDS encoding ATP-binding cassette domain-containing protein, translating into MAEEKVIEANIIEAGYHKGFSIKNISFKLGRGEILVITGRSGSGKTTLLKTLLNILYLSNGYFKGVVLVKNKPITKYSSEELYKLISYIPQDPWYAVIGHVVYVEYCHALSAANIKCDPRRLEIYGLGKLEKHITYGLSAGEYQRLLWASSIDKGSEILFLDEPLIYIDSTSRLEFIGFVKKFVEANGTAVIVDHMPENWLEFDPKILVLDKGIQKYLGPYREDLIPKPNMNIGKVTNQYKKRQPLLVSKNIWFKYPGENYVLRNISFEAYSGEVTGISGRNGAGKTTLLKIFAGILKPNRGDIIRYGSIIYIPENPLLYYSYPTPREELSASTRDPGEFERITKRFGLEELLDRPLSKLSSGERRRVALASAFLAGYDIYLLDEPSGGLDNYNLEELLDEIMFLKRNNKAIIIASHDERLYPFFDKTCILREGALTCE; encoded by the coding sequence ATGGCAGAGGAAAAAGTGATTGAAGCAAACATTATTGAAGCCGGTTATCATAAAGGTTTTTCTATAAAGAATATTTCTTTCAAGCTTGGCAGGGGAGAAATACTTGTCATAACAGGTAGATCCGGATCTGGGAAAACAACTCTGTTAAAAACTCTGCTCAACATTTTATATTTATCAAACGGTTATTTTAAAGGAGTAGTACTGGTAAAAAACAAGCCTATAACAAAGTATTCTAGCGAGGAACTCTACAAGCTTATATCATATATTCCTCAAGACCCATGGTATGCAGTTATCGGGCACGTGGTTTATGTAGAGTATTGCCATGCATTATCTGCAGCGAACATTAAATGTGATCCTAGAAGACTAGAAATATATGGTCTAGGCAAACTAGAAAAACATATAACTTACGGTTTAAGCGCTGGAGAATATCAAAGACTTTTATGGGCATCAAGTATTGATAAAGGATCGGAGATTCTTTTCCTAGACGAACCACTCATATATATTGATAGTACTAGTAGGTTAGAATTCATAGGATTCGTGAAGAAATTCGTTGAAGCAAATGGTACCGCAGTAATTGTTGACCATATGCCTGAGAACTGGTTAGAATTTGACCCGAAAATATTGGTTCTAGATAAGGGTATTCAAAAATACCTAGGACCATATAGGGAGGATCTTATACCTAAGCCGAACATGAATATAGGAAAAGTAACCAATCAATATAAAAAGAGACAACCCCTACTAGTTTCTAAAAATATATGGTTCAAATATCCTGGTGAAAACTATGTTTTACGGAATATTAGTTTCGAAGCTTATAGTGGAGAAGTAACCGGTATATCTGGAAGGAACGGTGCAGGTAAGACTACTTTATTAAAAATATTTGCAGGCATACTGAAGCCGAATAGAGGAGATATTATAAGATATGGTAGTATAATCTACATACCTGAGAACCCATTATTATATTATTCTTATCCTACTCCGAGAGAAGAATTATCTGCATCAACAAGGGATCCGGGGGAGTTCGAAAGAATAACGAAAAGATTTGGATTAGAAGAACTGCTTGACAGACCATTATCTAAGCTCAGCAGCGGTGAGCGCCGCCGTGTAGCTCTTGCATCAGCTTTTCTCGCAGGATACGATATTTATTTATTAGATGAACCTAGTGGTGGGCTAGATAATTATAATTTAGAGGAATTATTAGATGAGATAATGTTTTTGAAGAGAAATAATAAAGCAATCATTATTGCAAGCCATGATGAAAGACTATACCCCTTCTTTGATAAAACATGTATTCTAAGAGAAGGTGCGCTTACATGCGAATAA